The Labilibaculum sp. sequence AGAATGCCGCAATAGGACACGTGGCAGCACTTGTTACAAGTTTATTAGTTGTCATGTCTGTTTTGATGCTGTCGAAAGGTCTTTTGGGAGATGCAGGATGGGGTAGAAAACAATGGATATTTTTTGCGATTATTGCCGGAGGATTATGGAGTTTGCGTAGTCAGATTCTATACTTTAAAGCACAGCGAAAAAGAAAAGCCTCTCAGAATAAGTCATAAAAAAAGCCCTAAAGGGCTTTTTTTTATTTGTAATAAGACATTGCTTCTTAAAAGCAAATTATTTTTTATAAAATAAGGTGTTGCTTTCTCTGATGTTTTATTATTTGATGACCATTGTCGGTTAATGGAAATATAAGCACAAGATCATCAACAGCTAAATTATGCCTGACATAGCTTGACAGATTGATAAATTAACTTTGATGACTTCATAAAAAACGCAGTTCCATTACAGAACTGCGTTACATATTTCCCTAAGGAAAGGTATATCTTAATAATATTATCCTCTGATAGCTGTTACTCCAGGAAGTTCTTTTCCTTCGATGTATTCTAATAAAGCACCACCACCGGTTGAAACATAACTTACTTTGTCAGCAAGACCGTATTTGTTGATTGCAGCAACAGAATCACCACCGCCAATTAACGAGAAAGCTCCTTTTTCGGTAGCAGTTACAATAGCATCAGCAATTGCTTTGGTTCCTTTGGCGAAAGTATCCATTTCGAATACTCCAACAGGACCATTCCAAAGAATAGTTTTTGATTCTTCAATTACTTTTGAGAAGCTGGCGATAGTTGCATCAGCAACATCCAGTCCCATCCATCCTTCAGGAATTGCATTTACATCACACACTTTAGTGTTGGCGTCGTTAGAGAAGGCATCAGCAATTAAAGCATCGGAAGCAAGGTGAAGTTTCACGTTGTTCTCTTTTGCTTTCTGAAGAATTTCTCGGGCCATTTCTAATTTATCATCTTCAACCAATGAGTCTCCAATAGTTCCACCTATTGCTTTCACAAAAGTGTAAGTCATTCCACCACCAATAATCAAATGATCAACTTTTGACATTAATGTTTGGATGATTTCAATTTTTGAAGAAACTTTAGCTCCTCCCATAATGGCAGTTAACGGATGCTTGGTATCTTTCAATACCTTATCAACGCTTGATAATTCGCCTTCCATTACATATCCGAAAAGTTTGGCTTCCGGGAAAAATTTAGCGATAACAGCAGTAGAAGCATGTGCACGGTGAGCCGTTCCAAATGCGTCGTTGATCCAAAGGTCAGCTAAATCAGCTAATTTTTTAGCAAATTCTTCATCACCTTTTTCTTCTTCTTTGTAATAACGAAGATTCTCCAATAAAAGAACTTCACCAGGCTTTAAATTAGTAGCCATAGTTTTTGCACTTTCACCAATACAATCATCAGCAAATTTTACTTCAACACCAATCGATTTTGTAAGGTGAGCAACAATGTGCTTCAATGAAAATTTCTCATCTACACCTTTTGGACGACCAAGATGTGACATCAGGATAGCAGAACCATTACCATCTAATACTTTTTTGATAGTAGGCAGAGCAGCACGAATTCGTGTGTCGTCAGTAATTTCGAATTGCTCGTTCAAAGGCACATTGAAATCTACTCGGATAATAGCCTTTTTACCTGAAAAATTGTAAGTGTCAATACTTTGCATGATATAATTGTCTTTAGTTTTTTTTTCGTGTATCCAAAGGTAGCTTTTTCTGCAAATGAGTGCAAAAAAGATAGGGGAAACTATTGTATCTGTAATTAATGCAGTGGGTTAGGTGTTATGAGGCATTAGTTTTGAAACGATTGCATAAAAAAATAAATTTGAATAATAGGAGCTAAAACGTCAGATTTGGAGACTTCTTAATTGCTAGATGATTACTTTTAGCAAAGCACTCTGATATTTTTTTAACTTTGGGTAGCCTAATGAGTTTTTGCAGCTAATTTTGCATTTTAGTGATCGCTCGGAAATCAATGTTAAGTGATTGATGACATTAGGATGCCTGTAACAGAATCGAAATTAATTTCATGCAATTCAAAGATATAATTGGACTTGAATCGGTAAAGAGTCAGTTCATACAAACAGTAAAAGAGAATAGAATTAGTCACGCTCAACTATTGGTTGGACCGGCCGGAGTTGGAAAATTACCTTTGGCGATTGCCTTTGCACAATATGTTTCCTGTTTGGATCAAAAGGAGAATGATTCATGTGGAGTTTGTTCGTCGTGCAAAAAATATCAAAAATTAATTCATCCCGATTTACATTTTGTGTTCCCGGTAGTAACCGGTAAAGGTTTTACAAATCCGGTGAGCGATAATTTTATTGGCAGCTGGAGATCTCAAATTGAAAGTGATCCGTATTTTGATTTGGGCGAATGGTACCAAACTCTGGGTGTTGACAATTCTCAGGGCTTAATATATTCTTCGGAGAGTAATGAAATTATCCGCAAGTTAAATCTGAAGACTTACGAGTCTGATTACAAAATAATGGTGATTTGGCTGCCGGAAAAGATGCATCGGTCCTGTGCCAACAAGTTGCTTAAAATGATTGAGGAGCCACCAAAGAAAACACTGTTTTTAATGGTCTCGGAAGAGCCGGAAAAAATTCTTCAGACAATACTTTCCAGAACACAGATTGTAAAAGTTCCAAAAATTGAATCCAGAGATTTATCGCAGGCGCTTACATCCGAATTTAATTTATCGGGAACCGAGTTAAGCAATGTGGTTCGTTTGGCTGGCGGCAGCTATCGTAAAGCCCGGATATTGATTCAGAATTCAGATGAAAACGCTTTTAATTTCGAGAATTTTGTTACTATTATGCGATTGAGCTATGCGCGTAAGGTGTTGGAAATAATGGATTGGTCGGAGCAAATTGCCGGGATTGGACGGGAACGTCAAAAGAGTTTTTTAAACTATTGTGTTCGTATGGTGCGCGAGAATTTCATTTTAAATTTAAAAAAGCCTGAAATGGTGTTTCTGAATGGCGAGGAAATGAATTTTTCCAAGCGATTTTCGCCTTTCATCAATGAGGAAAACGTATGGATTCTTGCTGATGAGCTTTCAAAAGCTCATTCGGATATCGGTAGAAATGCCAATGCTAAAATTGTTTTTCTCGATCTAAGCTTGAAACTGGTTAAATTATTAAGGCCATAAGAGGCTATTAATTCGGCGAATTAGTATCTTTAAAAGTTTATAAATTAAAATCATTATTTTTGCGGTCGGTTACCGACTAATAATCAATATACATATGACAGAAAATAAGGAACCAAAAGGGAAGTGCGGAGGTTGTGCTTCCAATAAAAAGGATGATAGACTTCTGTATGGAAAACTAGATGTTTATGATTGGTTGAGTGATGTTCCTGAGAGTGTGTTATGTCCGGATATCGTTGAAGTAAAATTTAAAAATACCCGAAAGGGATTCTTCTCAAATTCGAATCAATTAAGACTGCAAAGAGGCGATGTTGTTGCTTTAGAGGCATCACCCGGACACGATATAGGAATTGTTACGCTAACAGGAGATTTGGTTGTAGAGCAAATGCGAAAGCAGAAACTGAATCCGAAAACATACGAGGCAAAAAAAATATACCGAAAGGCTAAGCCGGTGGATATTGAAAAATGGCATGAGGCCATTGCGCTGGAACACAAAACAATGATTAAGGCCCGTCAGCTGTCTGCAGAGCTAAAACTCAATATGAAGATTGGTGATGTAGAATATCAGGGCGATAAAACCAAAGCAATTTTTTACTACATCGCCGACGATCGGGTTGATTTTCGTCAATTGATTAAAGTGCTTGCCGAGCAGTTTAAAATTCGGATTGAAATGCGTCAGATTGGAGCAAGGCAAGAGGCTGGAAGAATTGGCGGTATTGGTCCTTGCGGAAGAGAACTTTGCTGTTCTACCTGGATTACTAATTTTGTGTCGGTAACTACAAATGCAGCTCGTTATCAGGAGATTTCATTAAATCCGCAGAAATTAGCCGGTCAATGTGGTAAGCTTAAATGTTGTTTGAATTTTGAATTGGATTGTTACATCGATGCTCAAAAAGATTTTCCGAATACAAATATTCCGTTGGAAACAAAAGATGGTACAGCTTACCATCAGAAAACAGATATTTTTAAGAGGCTGATGTGGTATTCGTATGATAAATACAATACCATGAATATGGTTCAGCTATCGGTTGATACCGTTAAAGACATTATCAAACAGAATAAAAAGGGCATTAAGGTTAATAAATTGGTAACAGAGTTTGTTGCAGAGCCTAAGAAAACTTTAGAATACGAAAATGTAGTTGGTCAGGATAGTTTGAACCGTTTCGATTCGGTGGAAAAACCGGCAGCGAAAAAAGCGAAGCGTAAATTCCGACGTAAACCACGAAAAAATAATCCGTCCTAATCATGAAGATGTTGAGGGTTCTTTGCACATTATTATTGGGAGTTCTTGTACTTTCCTGTGATTCAAACAGAGTGTACGAACAGTATGAGAATATTCCTGATTTTGAATGGGATCAGGAAAATATTCTTCGTTTTGAAGTGGAAATAACAGATACGATTCATGCAAATGATATCTTCATTAATCTGCGCAATTCCGGAGATTATGCCTATAGTAATTTGTGGGTGTTTGTAAGAGTAACATCTCCTGATAATGAGCTTAATGAGGAGAAAGTTGAAATTGAATTAGCCGATGAAACCGGTGATTGGTATGGAAGCGGATTTGGTGATATTTTTGATTTACAGGTTCCTTTTAAACAAAAAGTAGTTTTTCCAAGATCAGGAAAATATGTGTTTGAAATTGTTCAGGGAATGTACGATCAGAAATTGAAGGGAATAGTGAATGTTGGAATTCGTATTGAGAAGGAAAATAGATAATATAAGAGGTTTTAAAAGTGGGAAAAAATAAATTACAGCGTTTTGCTGAAATGAAGTCTTTTGATAATGTTTTTCAACCAACCCACAACGAAGTTTGGGAAACGAACTATCAGTTTAAGGGAAAGTGGAACAAGGATGTGTTTAAGAATGATAATCCTATAGTTCTTGAAGTTGGTTGTGGAAAGGGTGAGTATACAGTTGGTTTGGCAAAACAATTTCCGGATAAAAATTTTATTGGAATAGATATAAAGGGAGCCCGTATCTATTGCGGTGCAAAAGAAGCACTCGATAATGGTTTAAGTAATGTTGCTTTCATCAGAACCTATGCGGAGTTGCTTCAATCTATTTTTGAAGCAGGAGAAATTGCCGAAATTTGGATTACTTTTCCTGATCCTCAAATGAAAAAAGTTGGCAAGAGATTGACAGGAACCCGGTTTTTAAAGTTGTATAGTAATCTTCTTTCTAAAGAGGGAATTGTTCATTTAAAAACGGATAGTAACTTTTTGTATGAATACACTAAATATGTTATCGAGGAGAACAATCTAAAAGTTCTTGTTGATACCAACGATTTGTATCATTCCGGCAAAGCTGATGAAATTCTCTCCATTAGAACATTCTACGAGCAGCAATTTTTGAATCGGGGAATTTCCATTAAGTATCATAAATTTATGCTTGAGGGTAAAACCGGGTTTATTGAACCTGATGTAGAAATTGAATTGGATTGGTACCGAAGCTTTGGCAGGGAGAAAAAAGAATAGCTAATGTCTGATTTGTATTCCCGAATTTACGATGTAGTGCGGTTAATTCCCGCAGGACGAGCAACCAGTTATGGAGCAATTGCCCGATTTGTTGGTTCTCCGCGAGGATCGAGAATGGTAGGTTGGGCTATGAACCAGTGTCATGCTCACAAAGAATACACGCCCGCACATCGGGTGGTGAACCGATTGGGAATGCTGTCAGGAAAACATCACTTTCCGGGTGAAAATGTAATGCAGGAACTTTTGGAAAGTGAAGGCATTGTGGTTATCGACGATCAAATACAAAATTTCGATCGTGTTTTTTGGGATCCATTCAAAGAACTCGGCGGGATAACTATTTAAATAGAATCTAAATATATACATTTGTACGTATTCTTTAAATAATTCAAAGACTTAAAATTTAATATATCATGAGTTATACTCAAAAACAGGTTACGGATGCTTTGCGATTGGTAAAGTTTCCAGGTTCCGATAAGGATATCATGGCCCTGGATATGGTCCGTAACATTAAAATTGAAGGAAAAAAAATTGGTTTTGATCTGGTTTTCCAAAAATCAGACGATCCAAATATTATTACCTTAAAAAAACTTTGTGTTTCTGCCATTTTGAAATTTGTTGATAAAGACGCAGAAATTAAAGGAAACATCAAGGTGAAAGCGGTTCATATTGTTGATGAGCCTGGAGTTCTTCCCAACGTGAAAAATATCATTGCAATTGCTTCCGGTAAAGGTGGCGTTGGAAAATCAACGGTAGCTTCAAATTTGGCTGTAGCTTTGGCCAATGCCGGTGCTAAGGTTGGTTTGATTGATGCAGATATTTTTGGTCCTTCAGTTCCTAAAATGTTTGGTTCTGAAGCAGCACGTCCGAGCTTAATTAAGATAGACGACAAAGACAGAATTGAGCCTCATGAAAAATTTGGCGTGAAAATGTTGTCGATCGGATTCTTTGTAGATCCTGCTCAGGCAACCGTTTGGCGAGGACCAATGGCTTCGAATGCATTAAAACAAATGATTGAAGAAGGAAACTGGGGCGAGCTTGATTTTGTATTGATCGATTTGCCACCGGGAACAAGTGATATTCACCTTACTTTGGTTCAAACAGTTCCGGTTACAGGTGCTGTTATTGTTAGTACACCTCAGGAAGTAGCCCTGGCTGATGCAGTTAAAGCAATCAGCATGTTCGAAGGAGCGGGTGTGAATGTTCCTGTTTTGGGAATGGTTGAAAATATGGCTTGGTTTACTCCTGCTGAATTGCCAGAGAATAAATACTACATTTTTGGCAAAGATGGTTGTAAAAATCTTGCTGAAGAAAAAGGCATTGATTTATTGGGACAAATTCCAATCGTGCAGAGTATTAGAGAGGGCGGCGACAACGGAATTCCGGCTGCTGTTAATACAGACACAGTTACGGGTATGGCTTTCGCCGATTTGGCTGCAAAACTGATGTCAGTTGTTGATCAAAGAAACGCAGACAAAGACCCAACAAAGCGTGTAGAAATTACTCGATAAAGTATTAGATATTATGATTTAAAAGGGAGCATCTGATGCTCCTTTTTTATTTTCGCTTAAATAAGCTTATATTCAGAAAGTTTTAATAATTTTCGAGAGTATTACTATTTATAATCAGATTTAGATTAACTGTTTGATTCATATGGTTTATGAAGAAGTTGTAAATGAAATTTTACTTTTTATTGTTCCTTCGTATACTAAATTCTCAGTTTTAACTGTTATCTAACAAAACGATAAGTCTTGGTAAGTAAATTTTTTCAGAAAGGGTATTTTGGAGTTTGTTGTTTACTTTTTGTATTTGGTTGTTCTAATCAGAAAAATACATTTGTAAGCAGACAATACCATGCATTAACCACACATTACAATGTATATTTTAATGGGAAAGAAAGCCTAAAGAAAGGTGAAAAGAAAATTGAAGATGGAATTAATGAGAATTATTCTTTGCTTCTTCCTGTTTTTGAGTACCAGAATTCAACTGCCAGAGCATTGTCTTTTGCAGATATGGACAGAACGCTTGAGAAAGCCGCCAAGGCAATAAAAATACATTCCATTACACGTAAACCTAAACGTAAAAAAGACAATCAATCAGAGAAATACAAAGAATTTAGAAAAAAGAAGGAATACAATGATTGGATAGATGACTGTTACCTTTTAATTGGAAAAGCAAAGTTTTACAAAGGAGAGCATCGTGTGTCTGAAAAAGCATTTGAGTTTCTTTTGAAAGAATATCCTGAATCGGATTTAATTCCGGAAGCAAAACTGGGTTTGGCCCGTAGTTTAATTGATAGAGGAGAGCTGATTGCCGGCAATGAAATTCTGGACCGTTTAACGGATGATTCCAAACTTCCTAAAGATTTTATTCTTCACATTTCAACTTTGCGTGCAAACACTGCAATTCAGCAAAAAAAGTATGAAAGGGCAATTGACGAACTGGAAAGAGCAATTGTTCTTGTAGACTCTAAATATAAAAAAGCAAGATACTACTATCTAACCGCACAGCTTTATCAAAAGCTTGGAAATGCAGACGCTTCGCTGCGAACCTTGCAAAAACTGATTGACTTAAATGCATCTTATGAGATGACATTTAATGCCAAAATCAGCAGTGCATTGTCATACACTGGAAATGAGAATGGCGAAGAAATCCGTAAGAGTTTGCGAAAAATGCTTCGCGATGAAAAGAATACAGAATATCAGGATCAGATTTATTACGCTCTTGCAGAAATGGATGTGAAGGACGGCGATATGGCTTCTGCTATACCAAATTATTGGGAATCGACGAAACGAACTGTTTACAATGAAAATCAAAAGGCAATATCATTCTTAAAATTAGGAGATTACTATTTTGAAGATTTGAATTATCCAAAATCCCAAATGTGTTACGATAGTTCCATGACATATCTGGGCAAAGATTATCCCAACTATTCTGAAATATCAGTTCGAATAGGAAATTTGACCGAATTGGTGAATAATCTTAATTTGGTTGAAAGGGAAGATAGTTTGCAAAGGGTAGCTTCCATGAGTTCTGCTGATAGAGACAGATTGATTCAGGGAATCATTCAGAAAATCAACGATAAGGAAAGAGAAAAAAAGCAAAAAGAAGCAGAGGCAGTTTCCGAAAGAGCCTTTTTTAGTCAGAATAATATGTTGGGAAACTCTAACAGAGCCACTACAAGTCAGGGCAACTGGTATTTTTACAATCCTACCAATATTGGTTTGGGCAAATCAGATTTCCAACGGAAGTGGGGACGACGCAAATTGGAAGATAACTGGAGACGGAAAAATAAATCGGCTTTTAGTCTTGAGGATGTAGAGCTTGCATTAGAAGATACTACAGGAACTAATTCTGTGGATCCATCACTTAAAAAGGATCCTAAATCGAAAGATTATTATCTGGTTGATTTGCCGGTTACAAAAGGGGGAATGGAAAAGTCCAATGAACGAATCATGTTGGGCTTGTATCAGGCGGCATTGGTATATGAGGAAAAATTGAATAATCCCGCAAAGGCTTTGGAGACAATGGAAATACTCATTCAGAGATTTCCAGATAATCCATATCTGTTGTCAGCATACTACCATATCTATTCATTAAATAAGAAGATGGGAAATTCTTCGAAAGCTGATGTTTATAAGAATAGGATTTTAACGGAGTTTAAGGGAAGTGATTACGCCAAAGCGCTTAGCGATCCTAATTTCTTTGCTAAAATTGAAGCAGAAGGTCAAAAGGTAAATCAATTGTATGCTGCAGCCTATGAGGATTATCAGAATTTTTACTACCAAAGAGTAATAAAAGGCTGTAACGAAGGTTTGCTGAGATATCCGGAAAGTGAATTGCGCCCCCGATTTTTATTTTTACGAGCCCTATGTATTGGCCGGACAAAAGACATATCACAATTTCGACAATCATTGGATCAGTTGATTGAGTCGAAACCTACACCTGAAATAGCAAATACTGCAAAAGCTATTTTAAAGGGACTTGATGATGGTGCTGTTCCGATGCAGTATACTGAATTGGATATGGAACAGGCCCGACAGAATCGGTTGCTTAGAAATTGGCGGATTGAAGGTGATCAGGCTGCTGTAGCACTTGCCCGAAATGAGAAAGAGGTAAAAGAGAAGCCAATATATAAATTTACTGAAACAGAAGAGCATTATTTTGTTTTGTTGTTTGACAAGAAAGATGTGGATCCTAACCGAACATTGTTTAATATTTCCAAATACAATTCGGAGGCATACAATAACCGCGTTTTTAAAGTCGATAGACTCTCCTTAAACAAAGAGCAAATCATGATCATGGTGAAGGGCTTGGAGAATAAAGAAGATGCTTTGAATTATTTTAATGGAGTAATTACCAATGATAACGCTTTTACAGGTTTAGAGAATGCGGATTATCGGAATTTTGTGATTTCTGCCTCTAATTTTAAAATCTTCAAGAAGAATCAGGATGTTGAAAGTTATTTGGATTTTTATACCAAAAGCTATTTTAATATTAGCAGGACAGATAGCAAGATAACTGTTAGGCGGAATGATAAGCTGGTTTCGGTAAACTCTAATTTGGATTCAACAAAATTTGCTGATAATCCTGACGGCAACCATAAATTTATTCTTTTGGTGCCGGTACGAAAAGTAAATATTGGCAAATTAAGGACTGATATTTTTAATCATGACAAAGATTTTACCGTTTTAAGAGATCAGTATGATAATGATTTGAATATGATTGTTGTGAATAATGTTGGCTCCAAGGCCGAGGCAATGAATTATTTTAGAAATCTGATAAAAGATGAATTGGTGTATGAACAACTGGCAAATGTCGAATATCGAAACTTTGTAATCACCGAAGAGAATTTTAATAAATTCTACATCAGTAAAACTTTGTTCCCGTATCTTGATTTTTTCAAAGAGAATTATCTGAATGATGAAAAAACCGAGGTAGTTAAACCAAAGGAGAAATTGGTTCAGGAAGGGATATACGCTTACAAAGAAGAGGTGCCACACTATTTTGCATTGGTTTATTCTACAGATAATGTGAATAAAAAACAGCTCCTGAACGGAATTAAAAAATACAACACAAAAAATTTAAAAGTCGAAGTTCGTGCCTTGGATGAGAATCGGGATATTCTTTTAGTTGCCAATATGCGTAACAAAAAGCAGGCTATGATGTATTTTAGGGCGATTGTCACGAATCGTATTCTTTTTGAACCCGTTGAGAAGGTTAACTACCGAAACTTTGTGATTTCCGATGAAAATTTAGATGTTTTCATGAAGGATGGTGATCCAGCTATTTATCTGGAATTCTTTAAAAAGTGGTATCTGAAGTAAACTTTGCGAAATAAAAGGTTTCACTTTTCGTTACCTCTAGTACTAAGCCTGGTTATTTCCCGGTTGAACTAAAAATGAACGTTTGTGAAAGATATTACGATACTTTGGGTGGATGATGAGATTGAGCTGTTAAAACCTCACATTATTTTTTTAGAAGGAAAAGGATACATTGTAAAATCATGCAATAACGCTCATGATGCAATAGATATGGTTCGCGGGGATCATTTCGATTTGGTTTTACTGGATGAAAACATGCCTGGCATGAGCGGTTTGGAAGCTTTGAGTGAAATTAAATCCATCGATTCGGCTCTGCCGGTTGTCATGATCACCAAGAGTGAGGAAGAGGACATTATGGATGAGGCAATTGGAAAGCAAATTTCTGATTACCTGATAAAACCTGTAAACCCGAACCAGATATTGCTTGCCATTAAAAAGCACATCGATAAAAAAAGATTGGTTTCGGAAAAAACAACTATTGCTTACCAGTCGCGCTTCGGTCAATTGGGAATGGAGATTAACGATTGTCGGAATTTCACTGATTGGATGAAAATGTACCGGAAATTGGTTTTCTGGGAATTGGAACTTGCCAATATTGAAGAATCGGGGATGGATGAAATTCTTCGTATGCAAAAAAACGAAGCCAACAATTTGTTTGCCCGGTTTATCAAAAAGAATTACTTAGGCTGGCTGGAGCCCGGGAATAAAGAAAAACCACTGCTGACTCCTGCTGTGTTCAAAGAAAAAGTCTACCCTTTGCTTGATAAAGGACAAAAAGTAGCTTTTATCCTTATTGATAACCTGCGCTACGATCAATGGCAAACGTTGTATCCGGTAATTAACAATTACTACTCGGTGGTAGATGATGATATGTATTATTCCATTTTACCAACGGCAACGCAATATGCACGAAATTCAATGTTTTCAGGCTTAATGCCTTTGGACATTCAAAAGCAGCATCCGGGACACTGGATTCATGAGGATGAGGAATCAAGTAAGAACATTCACGAAGAGGAGTTTATCGGATTTCAGTTTAAACGTGATTACAAGGATGTAAGCTACCATTACGAGAAAATAAACAACGAAAAAATGGGCACCAAAGTAATGGAGAATATCAGCTCTATTCTGGAATCTCAGTTGAGCGTTTTTGTCTATAATTTTGTGGATATGCTCTCGCATGCCCGCACCGAAAGTGATATGATTCGTGATTTGGCTCCCGATGAGTCTGCATATCGCTCTTTGACTCTTTCCTGGTTCGAACACTCCATGTTGTTGGAATTAATTAAGAAGCTGGCAGAAAAGAACGTAAAGCTGATCATTACCACCGATCATGGTTCCATCCGGGTTCAGAATGCCGTGAAGGTAATCGGCGACAGACAAACAAATACAAATTTGCGGTATAAAATGGGTAAGAATCTGAATTACAATCCAAAACATGTTTTTGAGGTGACCGATCCCCGAAAAGCACTTCTGCCTCAGGTAAATGTAAGTTCTTCTTATATCTTTGCATTTGGCGAGGATTTTTTAGCTTATCCAAA is a genomic window containing:
- a CDS encoding tetratricopeptide repeat protein; this translates as MVSKFFQKGYFGVCCLLFVFGCSNQKNTFVSRQYHALTTHYNVYFNGKESLKKGEKKIEDGINENYSLLLPVFEYQNSTARALSFADMDRTLEKAAKAIKIHSITRKPKRKKDNQSEKYKEFRKKKEYNDWIDDCYLLIGKAKFYKGEHRVSEKAFEFLLKEYPESDLIPEAKLGLARSLIDRGELIAGNEILDRLTDDSKLPKDFILHISTLRANTAIQQKKYERAIDELERAIVLVDSKYKKARYYYLTAQLYQKLGNADASLRTLQKLIDLNASYEMTFNAKISSALSYTGNENGEEIRKSLRKMLRDEKNTEYQDQIYYALAEMDVKDGDMASAIPNYWESTKRTVYNENQKAISFLKLGDYYFEDLNYPKSQMCYDSSMTYLGKDYPNYSEISVRIGNLTELVNNLNLVEREDSLQRVASMSSADRDRLIQGIIQKINDKEREKKQKEAEAVSERAFFSQNNMLGNSNRATTSQGNWYFYNPTNIGLGKSDFQRKWGRRKLEDNWRRKNKSAFSLEDVELALEDTTGTNSVDPSLKKDPKSKDYYLVDLPVTKGGMEKSNERIMLGLYQAALVYEEKLNNPAKALETMEILIQRFPDNPYLLSAYYHIYSLNKKMGNSSKADVYKNRILTEFKGSDYAKALSDPNFFAKIEAEGQKVNQLYAAAYEDYQNFYYQRVIKGCNEGLLRYPESELRPRFLFLRALCIGRTKDISQFRQSLDQLIESKPTPEIANTAKAILKGLDDGAVPMQYTELDMEQARQNRLLRNWRIEGDQAAVALARNEKEVKEKPIYKFTETEEHYFVLLFDKKDVDPNRTLFNISKYNSEAYNNRVFKVDRLSLNKEQIMIMVKGLENKEDALNYFNGVITNDNAFTGLENADYRNFVISASNFKIFKKNQDVESYLDFYTKSYFNISRTDSKITVRRNDKLVSVNSNLDSTKFADNPDGNHKFILLVPVRKVNIGKLRTDIFNHDKDFTVLRDQYDNDLNMIVVNNVGSKAEAMNYFRNLIKDELVYEQLANVEYRNFVITEENFNKFYISKTLFPYLDFFKENYLNDEKTEVVKPKEKLVQEGIYAYKEEVPHYFALVYSTDNVNKKQLLNGIKKYNTKNLKVEVRALDENRDILLVANMRNKKQAMMYFRAIVTNRILFEPVEKVNYRNFVISDENLDVFMKDGDPAIYLEFFKKWYLK
- a CDS encoding bifunctional response regulator/alkaline phosphatase family protein, producing the protein MKDITILWVDDEIELLKPHIIFLEGKGYIVKSCNNAHDAIDMVRGDHFDLVLLDENMPGMSGLEALSEIKSIDSALPVVMITKSEEEDIMDEAIGKQISDYLIKPVNPNQILLAIKKHIDKKRLVSEKTTIAYQSRFGQLGMEINDCRNFTDWMKMYRKLVFWELELANIEESGMDEILRMQKNEANNLFARFIKKNYLGWLEPGNKEKPLLTPAVFKEKVYPLLDKGQKVAFILIDNLRYDQWQTLYPVINNYYSVVDDDMYYSILPTATQYARNSMFSGLMPLDIQKQHPGHWIHEDEESSKNIHEEEFIGFQFKRDYKDVSYHYEKINNEKMGTKVMENISSILESQLSVFVYNFVDMLSHARTESDMIRDLAPDESAYRSLTLSWFEHSMLLELIKKLAEKNVKLIITTDHGSIRVQNAVKVIGDRQTNTNLRYKMGKNLNYNPKHVFEVTDPRKALLPQVNVSSSYIFAFGEDFLAYPNNFNYYSSYYRNTFQHGGISLEEILVPLITLNPR